ACCCATCTTCTGAGGCCTCACATGCCATCCATCACGAACTAAACACACTCATCATACTGTCACGGCACACATTGCTGTAACTGCACATTGCTTATGGTAGCTGTCATGCTGCAATGATTCAGGCGCCCTACTGACATAATGGAGGAGCAGGCTAGGATTTTGGCACACCGGACATTCTGGAAAGGCCATTGTGACTCTTTCCCCAGGATCTGAATTGCTTCCCCTAGAACAGAACCACAAAGATGTTGTTCATCTTAGTTTCGCTCTTGCTACCCATCCTTTCgactcacccatccatccatccaaaaAATTACCCACCAACTCCATACAACTTTTTTTCCACTGTTAACTcctgagaaatttaaaaaaaaaaaaaaactgctacaaAGGTAATCTTGTTTCACAATATCCTCAATAAGCTAAGTGTCTGACTCACAAGTGTTGAGAAGATTTCCTGAAGGAAGAATGAACACTTTATGCCTTTATTGCTCATTTCCAAATATGTCATCTGATGAAGGTCAAGGTCCTGAAGACCCAGGCCAACAGCAAACTAGGGAAAAGGTCTAACTGGGTCAGAGCCATAGACCTGTGTCTGCATGCTTGTGGCAGGCAGATACTAAACTGGTTCCCCCAGATGCACTACTTTATTCCTATAGTCTGTCAATTAGATGCCGTACCTGTGATTGGATGGTAAAAACGAAAAGTCCCAGAAACCTCCTTATATGTGTAATTAAATTATAACCAGTTAAGTGACTTGACTAAAGATGACTCTGGCAAGCGTACAAACCATTTGAAGGTGCAGTTTATTATGTAGAGGCCAGATTCCCAATGTGTTCACATGAAGAAAAAGATGGGTTCAGTGCTCAGTGGAGTGGGTAAAATGTTGCTTGGGACATTTATCCATTCCCCGGAtctgctcccaatgccagctatgtacaccctgagaggcagcagggttGGCTACAGTTGAGTATGTCATCCAGGATGGAAACCTGCATTGAGCTGCTGATCCAAATCCAGCTGTCATGGGAATCTGGGCAAACAAGAGGATCGGAgttctttttttctgataaataaaattaaaagcaaaacaaagaaatacaggTAGCTTCTAAAAGCTATGGCACCTGGCAACCAGAAACGAAACAGCTCTAGTCTCTACCAACAAACTGATTCAACCCTTTGAAAAGACAACAAACAAGAGATCTGTTGACTCTCAGCTTGCTTTCAGCTTCAAGACCCTAAGTGAGAACTTGGTCCAGTGAAGCCTGCCAGGCTTCCAACCAACAGAAATGTGAGACTATGGGTGACAGAAACCAGCCAAGTTTGTAGTAATTTGCTTAGCAATCATAGAAAATTACCGTAATCTTCCCACACCAGAAAATGTTTTTCTGCAATGAACCAACTCTGTAAGTGTATAAGCTCATAGTGAATATCATGTCAGCcctcttttgcttttccttttggaTTTCATAGAAATATCATCCAGGAACAATCTCCAACCAAAATGAGTTTCTATATCTGCAAGACAAACCTAAGGCACTAAGACAAAAGTTTCTTTGGACAGTGTCTAGCTTGCAGTCCTGGTGTCTGACAACAAACTCAGGGGTAGATTTTTAGCCTCATGGTTAAAACACCCACATCCTACATTGGAGTATctgaatccaacttcctgccaaagcacagcccagcaggcaatGGTGAGTTCAAAGAATCCACTTGattcctggattgaatttctgacTCCACCGATCATGCtcactgtgggtatttgggatataaaccagtggacaggagcacTCCGGCTCTGGctccctctctttgcctttcagaagaaaaaatttaattGCAGTAAATCCACAAAGATAAAGGGATAAATGCATCGTATCCAGAAAGTTTGACATCCATGCCAAGAAACCTGCACAATTAAAAAAACGTAGAATgcaactaaaattaaaattgtgTGCAAACTTTCTCATTATACTCAAtctggaaaacaaataaatatatacactgaatcagaaaattattttaatagttaCAAAACATCTCTTTTTATAGAATCAGTATAAAATAGCAGTTGATTTCTCCATAATTATCAGAATTATTTATACTTGAGGTCTTGGCTAAGCGGGGCTGAAATCAACAAAAGGTCTTGGACTGTTGGCTCAGAAATCATCCCAGGAAGCCGTCCTGTTGATGCCTGTCATGCTTAACTCTTGTGAGATGacctgatcttaaaaaaaaaattcatcttttctCTTCTTTACTCATTCTTTGGAGGCTTGAAGTGAATTCGGCAGCGTTCATTAAATACCTGAGATAGTTAAACAGAAATAAGTCACTGAGTCACTCTGCACAAGTCTGGAACTAACTTGCATCTGCCATGCTGCAGGATGACAGCAGTTCCACCCCAGCTCAACAGAGCCGGGAAACTAACTTCCTAGGTCCAAAACGCACTAAAGGGCTGGATATCCACTCAAAGCGCAATATGCGCATTTTTCTAAAACTTGAAAATagtcaaagaaaaatgaagaccaAGGTAATTTAACTAACAAACATTTCAGATGTATGTTCTGAGCATATTATAATCagataaaatatctaaaataattttaagataaagcatttttcttttttaaaaacagagtttgTTACCTAGACACAAATTTAACTTTTCTAGACGTGTTCTAGATCTCACAAGCAGGTACACTTGCCAGGTAAACAAATCTTTCATTATAAAACAGTGTGTTTACCACACTTCCCAAGAAGCTAAACAAGTAACATGCTAAATGTTACCTGTTTTCAATATGAGCCtgtcttaaataaaaaattttgataTAATTATTCAGTGatacaatgtgaatttaaaaaataaggaagttCCTTATGCTGCGATTTGAAAAGATCTACaacatatatatacttttttaaattttattttttaaaaagatttatttttattggaaagtcagatacacagagaggaggagagacagagaggaagatcttccatccgaaggttcactccccaagtggctgcaacggatggagctgagccaatctgaagccaggagccaggagcttcttcctccaggtctcccatgcagtcgcagggtcccaaggctttgggccgtcctgcactcctttcccaggccacaagcagggagctggatgggaagcagggccactgggattagaactggtgcccatatgggatcctggcgcatgcaaagcaagtactttagccactacgctatcgcgccgggcccaatctaCAATAtatattaagggaaaaaaataaagtgcgGATAGGATACTCCTATTTGgataacaaaaaaggaaaatcacaaCTAAAATTAGAACAGTTACAAATACCTGAAAGCCTGTAACATTCTTTCAGAGGGAAAGGAAATGAAGTAAGTGAAACAGAGAACAAAGAGAATGTGtactacacatacatacatcttgtttaaaaataatttaattatttatttatttgaaagggagagtgacaaatggggatagacagagaaacagatcttccatccgctggttcactccccaaatgccagcagtgcTAGGGCTGGGAAGGCtcgagccaggagctcagaactccattgAGGTCGCATCCAATCCTCCACCGCTTGGCCTGGGCCATTCGCAGGCAGCTGCACAGGACTCAGAGCAGCTCAGACACAAATGGGACTCTGACACGGAATGCTAGTGTTGCAAGCAGGAGGttaactcactgcatcacaaGTCTGGCCATAATATATCTTTTAATACTTAAAAACCTTCTGAATCAGGTGTGTAACATCGTAAATAttcaatttaaaaagttttagtgGCGTGGGGAAGACTGAcattgtgacacagcatgttaagccaccacctgtgatgctgaaaTCCCATAAAAGTGCcaatcccagtcctggctgtctcacttttcttaaggatttattttacttgtatttgaaaggcagagttacaaaagagagtgatcttccatctgctagcccattcttcaaatggcctcaacatcaGGAGCCATGATCTGAAGGTTCTTCGGTCCTCCTATCCTCTTCcggtttcccaagccataagcaacgagctagatgggaagtggagtagcggaGAAAGGAGTTTGGCACTGGTACCACGGTGCAGGTTTAGCAGCATCAGcctatttcacttctgatccagcttcctgccaatggatggaagagctctccctgttcctctctctctgtgactctgcctttcacattaataatcttaaaaatatatattgagaaataattatttttagagGTAGGAGTTGCAGTGTAGTTAAGGGACTGCATGGAATTCTAATATCCTCtatcagagtgctgatttaaGTCTAGGCTACTCTGTGCTTCTGACCTGGCTCCTTGGTAATATGCTGGGGGGATGTGGGGAGTGGGAGCAGGCTGCAGATAACAGCCCAGGGACTtggctgggttcctgtcaccacaTATGGCAGACAttctggctcccggcttaggGGGCCTAACTCTGACAgctttgggcatttggagagtgagacagTGGGAGGAATATCtgtcattccacctttcaaataaataactgagtggcttttatttttataattctaaaatatgaaagaatttcACAGAATATACTCTAATGCTTCACTGATAAAAGACAAATTCTTTCTAAAGTTGGAAAAAATTCCTCATGTTAGCTATTAAGCATCATCAAAACAAAGCCCTCTTCCTTAGCCATTTCCTTGTAATTCATTTCACCTCAGTTTCCAGCCCTGACACTTCACTGAAAGTCACAAAAGCTCAGGCCAGAGGAGGCTTCAGATTGGTGGCCCTGGCATCCCTGGCTGGGATGATACCAATGACTTGGTTGAATCTCTCCGCACCTTTTTCCTAAACAATCTCCCAGATCCTTTTACTGGTTTGCTGTAAAGAGTGACACTTCCCTCCACTCCTTAAGACATGAGGGGCCTTCCTTTCTGTGAAAAAGATAGAGCAGAATTTCTTAAACCTAGTATCGAAATCAAAAAATGCTTCACTTTTTCCGCTTTATTACATTTTAGGCATCTCACAAAAGTTTGTATAAGGTTTTTCAAGCTAGATGTCCACCATATTCCCACATTCTATTCTAAGAGTAAAGATCATTTCTTGACAAATGTtaccaaaatatttcaaatagcaCACTTATCATACCAGTGCAACCAGCAAGAGTGGGGAATgttgggaaaggggagagaataAAGTGtgataaagcaaagaaaatagtttaaaaaaaaaagatttgcaaggccagatatacagagaggaagatcctctgacctacaattcactccccaagtgaccacaacaaccagagctgagacaatctgaagccaggagacagcttCTTCCGaatctcacttgggtgcagggtctcaaggccctgggccgtcctcgactgccttcccaggccacaagcagggagctggatgggaagcagagctgccgggattagaactggcactgaaatgggattctggcacatgcaaggcgagaactttagccactaagctaccatgccaagcccagaAAATAGTTTCTTAATGGCTCTATAAGTGGGTGCATTCTAGGTTTCTGAACCTCTCTTCTTAAATACCAGACTGAATACCACTCTATCAGCTAAtgtgaaaacagaattttaaacgttggacttgggcccagtgcagtagcctagtggctaaagtcctcaacttacatatgccgggatcccatatggtcatcggttcgtgtcctggcagctccacttccaatccagctccctgcttgtggcctgggaaagcagtcgaggacagcccaaaaccttgggtgcctgcactcatgtgggagacctaaaagaagctccaggttcctggctttggattggctcactccatccgttgcagccacttggggagtgaatcaacagatggaagatcttcctccctttgtctccttctctctataaatcctactttccaataaaagaaaaaaaatcttaaaaaaataaaagtgtttgACCTTTGGAAACTTCTTAGAACCCTCTCCAGTCAGACTTTTGTACTTCCCTGACTTCTACATGTTAAGGCCTGGAACTCCCATCTGATTCCTGCTCAGCATCATGCCAAGTGGATAGAAAGCATGTGAACTGGCTCTATCACCATGCAAACCTGCACAACAGGACGGAGTTTCATGATCAGATGCTAAAAGACACACAATTGTAAGTGGGAGCTAAAGACATAAAAGTTTGTGGCAAGGCCcactgcaatagcctagtggccgaagtcctcgccttgcatgcaccaggatcccatacgggcacggaccggttcgtgtcccagctgctttacttcccatccagctccctgtttatgtcctgggaaaggagtgcaggacggcccaaagccttggaaccctgcaccacgtgggggacccaaaagaagctcctggctcctggcttctgataagcTCATCTCTGCccactgcggccacctggggaataagCCAATAGataggagatctttgtctctgtctctcctttctataaatcagcctttccaataaaaataaataaatctaaaaaaaaaaaaaaagaaaataacctcTTTGAAGATTCTAATTATAAACATTAAATATGCCCCAGTTAGTTAGGATACACATGGAATGTCTCTAACTCTGTGACCCTTGCGGATCACTAGACTCTAACAATACCCTACCATCCTCCAAAAAGgggaaaaatattcttttaagcGAGGATTCCAAGGCACTCTGTACTTCCTTGCTCCGTCCCACTGCTTTCTGAGAATTAGCATTTTATACCTTCCAGCTCCTGTCATTTACCACTTCTTCAACGTTGAGTTCCGACTGCATCCATTTCAACTGCAAGGAAAGGCGGGAAAGTGAGATTATTACATTGAAAGAGCTAAGACAACTCTAATTCATTTTCCTAAAGAAACCAGTTACCACCCTTCTATGCCTTATCCAACATTGGTTTGGAACCTTCATTGTCATAACCCTCACACTCCTATccaattaattttaaaacctCATACTAGAGTAGTTCTCAAACTGCTGCATGTTATAATCCTTGGGAACCCACCCTAAAATCCTAATACTCAGGCATTTCACACAAGacagtcaataaatattttttcaaaaagcgtAATTTCACTTATGGACAAAGTGCAAACCAAGTCACATAACAAAATGAAATGGAAGATGTCTGAGAAAATCTAACATTAGTGAGGATGTGGAAAGAGATACCCTGAAACACACTGTCAATAGAATAAGTTAAAACTTGCATGAAAGGtaatttggtaaaaaaaaaaaaaaacttagcaaaACCTTATATTCATATGCCTTTGAATCAAACAATTCCAGTACTAGAAACCGATCACTGAACTCCAGATTTGGAAAAGGTAGCACAAAGGAATAAAACGGGGAGGCAGCAACCTGACTGGACAGAAAATTaccaaagacagaaagagaaatacagcAGGAAAACAGGGAGAGGGCATGGGGAATGTACGTATCCAGTAACCCAGAGAGGCACCAGTGTCTTCATTTACAACGGCCAACCTAACTGTTCAACCAAAAAAAGGAGCACTCCCACTGCCAGGTCTGAGCGGCAATGTCCATAACACTGCTTCTCCTGCATTTGGTCAGACAAATCAGAAAGGAAAGCAGGCCTCAAGCGCTGGGAAGAGAGCTTGGAAACATTCAGGAAAATGAAGAACAGAAGCATGAACCCTCAGGGTCTCACACTGGGGCCATAGATCCTCAGCCACTAGCAGGGCACCTCAGGAAAGAGTCTGAGAAATTTTCACATAACACTAATAGCAATGGGGTCTGGCAGTGATCCAACAGCTCCTTGTAAACTCCCTTCCCAGAGACAGACCCTACATGGAACTGTAGGCAGGCACATGTGGCCCCACTGTGGATGGAGGCTGAACTGCCCCTCTGCCTGGTGGTCCTACTCTGGGGAACAGTGATGAGTGTGACGAGACCCAGCAAAGCAGCCTCTGTTTCTGAGTTTTAATCAACGATGAAGATCAAAAGTCATTAAAGCTTCCCCACTCTCAAAGCCTAGCCAGGCTGCCAAAGAAGCAACTTCAGTCGAAGAATAGGGTGTGACTGGCTATGCTGCTACTAACACAGTATAACAGCTCTCACATGTTTAAAGGAATGTCAAAGAAAAAGTGTATAGACTCCCCTGGATAGCTCCAGAGGGATGATTAAGCAGCAGGATTTGCATGCTACAGGGTGAGTTTTCTCCACACTCAAGAAAATTTGAACAATTATAACTGTTCAAGAAGGGAATGCAGAATGAGCCCACCCCCTCTCAAAACCTCCCTCTGAGCAGTAGTCAAACAAAAGGGCAGtgttaaaacaaaaatcacaggAGGTCACTGTTTGGGGCCCCCAAAAAGCCGACTAAAGATCACAAACCCAAACTGAATTGTTAGCTGAGCTTTCTAGAAATCAGGAGTTTTAACACTGCAGAGAGCAAAGCCAGTTACTCATGGTTTCAAGGCTACCAACACATTCACCTCTCAGATGGCTGTTTTGGAGGCTCTGGATCCCAAACAGGTAAGCCTCCTCCTAAGGCCCTACTAGCAGCAGCAGTTAAACAGTTCCAATGAGACAAGCACTCTATCTAACAAACCACTCAGGTAAAGAACTGGGGATTTTTAGACTGGCACCTCTGcacataaataaaacattgaTTCAAGTCATCAGAAGGTGACCACCAGTCACAATGTTGTGTCCACagctggaagacctggagaacgACTCACTTCCAGCACTTAGTAGCTTGCGAGTCTGCAGATGTTAACATCTCTGTTTCCTCCTATGTCAAACACAGAGACTGAGCTGGGACATCCCaaagagctcctggttctgaTGCCACAATCTGCACAGCAAATTCTGGGGGAAAAATGTTTCCTTATTTGCTTACCTACTGATCTAGCCCTCTATACTATCAGGTGAAAGCAAACCTGAAGTCACTTACCCTTCCTGCAGGTGATTTTCTCTGCCCCGAAGGGCCAAAGGGCAGATCTGAGGGCTGCCTGAGCAAACTGTGACACAATCACTACCAAACACCAAGTGGTATAGCAGAGCTTTGACCTTTGTTCTCCACTAACAAGGGTTACTCTTGTCTGACACTTTTTTAACCCCAATTTGCAAACGGTGATTTTTCAGCTTCTTATTTaactgccctgccctgcagcttCAAGAGTCTGTTGAAATACAAAATTCAGTTACCCAGACTTAACCAGTTTTACATAAAGCACATTAAGCCTTCCTGAAGGGTAGAGGAAAAACATTTAGGCATTAAAATAGAACTTTACAAGCCTGAGTGGTGGCATAccagcctaatcctccacctgcaagcaccagcatcccaaggggcaccagttcgtgtctgggttgctccacttcctatccagctctctgaccatggcctaagaaagcagtgcagCACAGCCTAAGGCCTTTGGCCACTCCACTCATGTGcagggccaggaagaagctcctggctcccaactgtgaataagctcagctctagccattgcagccatttggaaagtgaaccagccgatggagaacccttctatctctccttctctatctataAAAacctacctttcacataaaaataaataaatattaaaaaaaaacacgccTACATTACAACTGATTTGGAAAAACAAGGCTTCCTTTGACACATCTCTGAGGACCCAcccttaaaaatgaaaacactgcGTTGATGGCAGATGAAGTGGGAAAGGGTATGTCCGCAAAAGCCAAAGGCCACAGCAACTTTACACAGCAGGGAAATAAACTATAATGATTTATGTTACAGTAACTGATAACTACTGTTTCTGCACTCTacctttttttatggctgaagagTGTAACTTTTTGAAGCCAAATAATCTGTATTACATTTCAGTAGATTTCTACAGAATGAAACcagaagtaaaaatttttttaaaagtaaaaatattaagAGATGTTTCTTCTCAAGTTAAGCCCCAAAAAGTAGGCGATTTCCCTAGAATTCCTAATGTGATGTTGGTCTGTTATGATCCTTTAATGGTAGGGAACAAATCAGGGAACAAAAATACAATCTGATTgcagcttatttttaaataaagctgcATTAATTTACCAATTAAACTCTAAATGTAGTAAAACAATGTTAACTAAAAACAAagatctcatctgctggtttcaaAAAGTAATCCCATGTCTTTCCCTAAATTTTGCATATCATAAAatgcctttatttgaaaggctacaTTTGGAAAAACTCACAGAAATGTAAACTGTGTTCAACTTACCTTTGTCTGTTCTTTTCTAAGTTGTTTTAATAATGTTAAATCATCcaaattcttttctctttcttctcggAGGTTTCTTACTACTTCTGAGGTCTGGGCTATACAATTTTTTATGACTCTGTCCCTACTGGCATGAGCTGCCATTAACTAAAAGAACAAAGGAACAAGCGGGAAGGAAAATCACATCAATATATCACGTTTTAGTTTTAcataaagtccttactttgagaCTATAGAAAAATGATACTTTCTAAAgtaattaaaaaacaatgaatccggggcctggcgcaatagtatagtggctaaaatccttgctttgcatgcaccaggatcccatatgggcaccggttctaatcccagcagccctgcttcccatccagctcctgcttgtggcctgggaaagcagctgaggacggcccaaagccttgggaccctgcacacacatgggagacttggaagaagctcctggctcctggcttcagattggctcagctccagccattacggctgtttggggagtgaactttcggacggaagatcttcctctctgtctctcctcctctctgtatatctgactttccaataaaaataaataaatcttaaaaaaaaaaaaaaacaaaaaacacaggaaTCCATGTAAGAGTATCTGCTCAGTCGCCTAAGGCACAGGAAGGAAGCTCCTGAGGGTGAAGGCCGAGGTTCCTCAGTGCGCCCACTGCTCCCTGTTCTTCCCTTCCTGGAGCACGGCCCTTCCCGAcacccctctctccctgtaagCAATCCGTGCCTTCCTTCACCCTACTCCCACCCTCATGCACCTCCAGGCCATTCACTGCTACTCTACCTCACGCTTTCTGGTCCCTTCATACTGTTTTCCAGACTTATGCTAAAAAGACCTTATAAACTTAAGTAATCTGCACATGGTCTTGGTTACAATAAAGACAAAGAATACTACATTTACTCATGTCAGAGCCATTTCACCATCTGAGGTGTAATAAGTATTGATAATGAACATGAGTATGAAGTACAGATTAACGGTTGCACTGATTGTGTGTGTCAATTACAAAGATACCTGCTGGAACAACTCCTTAACAAcatccatcttaaaaaaaaaaaaatcaagtacttCTCATCTATTTTCTACTTTGATTCACAGGGAACACGGTCATGATTCAAACACATGCCCATCACCATAGTCAAATTTTGATAACATTCAGAAATTCAACATTGTTAAAGCACTATTTCAAGTCCATTTACTTTTTAATGCTCAGTACTGATTTTTATGTTTAGTTTGGACAAAATCaactaaaattagaaaaatgccATAGATTTAAGGGAATATGTTCTACTGGGGAGAACCACACTGCAATTTTTTTTGAGCATTTCTGAAATTTGGAACTGTGCTAAACACCTTAGAACACATTAGAGAAGGCAAATATTCTTCCATGAGCTAtagaaggaagctgggtcaggaacAAACGTAAGTCAGGGTGACTATGGGCAATCCAACGTTCTTGAAAACACAGAGTTCCATTTCTTGATTGAGACAAGACTTAGGGAGTCCAGTGGTACTTACTGGCATGGGCATCCTGCTGCAGGCCTAATCCCTCGTGCAAACCTATCTGATCAAAAATCCTTTATACAATAACATGTTGCCCTCTAGGATACAGATGTAGACAGAGAAACCAAAGCATGTCTATGGAACTGTTTGCGTATAGAAACTAGATCAAAACTTCTATATACTTTTAGGAAACCAAAGATGCCATTCTTTTATTCACAGTCATATCTCATTAGATTTATTCTGCCTATAAAGAAAGGCACAAAAAAGCATGAAAGAAAAGACTCAAAAGATGCACTTACAGACTCATAGAGCTGTTTACAGGTTTGGCTGGCATCAATCTTCCCTGCAAAGGAAGCTGTTGGAACCGTAGTGTTTAATTCATGAACTATTCTGTCATCAATTGTCCTCATCACCTTGAGCAATTCctatatgcatttaaaataaaagaatatagcCTGAATggaaagttaaataataaaagacAAGTAAGCAAATAATTAGGTCCTAGGGTTTTAAGACAGGAGTTGGGAACCCAAGCCAAATATAATTCAGCTGTAAGAAATTTTTTGTTATGAGTTTAGGCAGGCTATCAAACAGTAACTTCACACTTGACTACAGCCAAAAGGCCCAAGAGCGATACCATCAGTAATTCCAACAGAGAGCAAACTGTCTCCTTAGCTCAGCAGTGACTGTCCCAAGGATATGAACATTTTACTCATGCTGAAAATCCACCTGCTGGTTATGCTGCTTAGCAAATACATTCTTTCCAGTTCTAGCATACATCCAAGGAAGGGTTCTACTTGATTCCCACAAATTCTCCACAGCGCATCCCCTCTCTACCTATCACCGTAAAAATTACTGTGAAAGGAACAAAATTTATGGAAAGATACAAAAAGAAAGTTGTAGCAATTAATAGATATCCTCTTAGGCTTTTATACATTATTTTGTGACAAAATTAAGTTGAACAAAACATGCTGCTACAGCAGAAATTGAATCTCTTTATAAGGTTCTCCTATGCCTGAAACAGGCAAGAATTAGTTCAGCTTTTCCCCAGTAACCTTAACTCCTATCTCCCCGGTATATCCTCCCtcccaaaaaacccaacaaaatgGCAGGAAACAGGTGAGGGGAATTGCAGATTCTTCCTCCCCTTGTTGCTACAGAAAGGTTGTGTATCAGCTCATCTGTCTTTGGTTATCATGAGTGGCAGAAGTTTCTAACAGTATCCTCGATTCTGTTTCTTAAAGGTACAAGCTATACATTCctcccaaaaaaaacaaaaacaaacaaaaaaaaatcactaagcaCAGAGAATTAGATattagaatatttttctttttttttttcttttaaagatttattttatttttattacaaagtcagatatacggagaggaggagagacagagaggaagtggagttgccgggattagaaccagtggccatatgggatcaaggtgaggaccttagccactaggccacactgccgagcccagaaTATTTTTCTTACTAACCCTAATATCTATCTGGGCCTGGTTTGGGCTACAGccgattaagctgccacctgcatatcttttttttttttaagatttatttatttttattgaaaagtgagatatacagagaggtggaaaacagagaggaagatcttccgtccgacaattcactccccaagtgaccacaacggctggagctgagtcgatctgaagccaagagccaggaacttcttccaggtctcccacacgggtgcatgggcccaaggacttggaccgtccttg
This sequence is a window from Ochotona princeps isolate mOchPri1 chromosome 3, mOchPri1.hap1, whole genome shotgun sequence. Protein-coding genes within it:
- the MIX23 gene encoding protein MIX23 is translated as MAAPSGGVNCEEFAEFQELLKVMRTIDDRIVHELNTTVPTASFAGKIDASQTCKQLYESLMAAHASRDRVIKNCIAQTSEVVRNLREEREKNLDDLTLLKQLRKEQTKLKWMQSELNVEEVVNDRSWKVFNERCRIHFKPPKNE